In Oryza sativa Japonica Group chromosome 2, ASM3414082v1, the following are encoded in one genomic region:
- the LOC136355260 gene encoding uncharacterized protein, translating into MDRMLKLKEQGLQGEQITRHFIKCRLAPIKERSRTAFEFDGKHDPNREEPDSLDFKIMKERMYKIFSNAIVVSYSHQLPVVPYNAFNPPPQEYVLMKSDPPIAQRRSPRQHTIQGSGGPTIMSDPQPQTSKPAGQTGPRKRKLVLDDDEGDDSNKSGDKGTPNKLPKHTMPRKKLAGRQMPKIRTSSRKPSDIDPTGKDPDPAVTEQNISKDAEPTAESQPTAESRPTGAHASDDKANPSDQPPTGNQSATTETATTREPPTGNQSDVGPDQEIPEVEAQATSSQGPEAGNDSVVGSPDKEQGSSRAQPGTSSGTLGDDEETIPRIKAADDSRPPILLKWWDENSQVSGIVINRQKEDEEVCQLKKALGEATRIVNRIHLRNEAKTATLEKLVPHLGTLEAVREQLHEAKEYAKKTEKELRERIAQLQDSNFELSGSSKAQATRMAQMEKQIEALKRDKVELAAKRDSALKEVEDRKIKSQAQFDVLLRVAPDVYFKNIKKAGSMGASMALAMTKSLYPRIEIDTIDGFADGTSEEAALDLINNAQNAADKIASDVVDQFRNNNLQPSNDNSDDERTDSD; encoded by the exons ATGGACCGCATGttaaaactcaaagaacaaggtttgcaaggagagcagattactcggcatttcatcaaatgccgactggcgccaattaaagaaagatcccgtacagcttttgagttcgacggcaagcatgatcctaaCCGTGAAGAACCTGACTCTctggatttcaaaatcatgaaggagagaatgtataaaatcttctcaaatgccatTGTCGTTAGCTACTCACAccagctgccagttgtgccatataatgcattcaatccgcctccgcag GAATATGTATTGATGAAATCCGATCCCCCAATTGCTCAGCGACGAtctcctcgccagcacaccATTCAGGGAAGTGGAGGGCCGACAATCATGTCAGACCCacaacctcaaacctccaaaccggcTGGGCAGACAGGtcctcgcaagagaaagctggtgCTTGATGACGACGAGGGCGATGACAGCAACAAATCTGGGGACAAGGGCACGCCCAACAAACTCCCGAAGCataccatgcccaggaaaaaactggctggccgtcaaatgccaaagattagaacatcttccag gaaaccgtCCGATATAGATCCAACCggaaaagatcctgatccggcTGTGACAGAACAAAATATATCCAAGGACGCTGAGCCGACTgctgaaagccagccgactgccgaaagccggccgactggcgcccatgcttcggatgacaaggccaatccgagtgaccagccgccgactggaaaccagtcggcaacaactGAAACTGCAACAACCCGAGAGCCCCcaactggaaaccagtcggatgtaggtCCTGATCAAGAAATCCCTGAAGTTGAAGCGCAAGCGACATCTTCtcaaggaccagaggctggAAATGACTCGGTGGTTGGCTCTCCAGATAAAGAACAAGGATCATCTCGCGCTCAGCCAGGCACATCCTCAG gaacactaggcgatgacgaagaaacaattcctcgcataaaggcgGCTGATGACTCCCGTCCCCCTATCTtactcaaatggtgggacgagaactctcAAGTTTCCGGCATTGTTATAAATcgccaaaaagaagatgaggaagtgtgccagctgaagaaagcacttggagaagccactcgcattgtgaat agaatccatcttcgtaatgaggccaagactgcaaccttagaaaagctggttccacatttgggaactcttgaagccgTTAGGGAACAGCTACACGAGGCCAAGGAGTATGCCAAGAAAACGGAGAAGGAATTAAGGGAACGAATTGCACAGCTCCAGGACTCCAActtcgagctgagtggttcatcaaaag cgcaagccaccaGAATGGCCCAGATGGAGAAACAGATTGAAGCCTTGAAAAGAGACAAGGTAGAACTGGCTGCGAaaagggactcagccttgaaggaggttgaag accgtaaaatcaaatcgcaagctcagtttgatgtcctg TTAAGAGTTGCACCGGATGTATActtcaagaacatcaagaaagctggaagcatgggagctagcatggcattagcgatgaccaaatccttgtacccaaGAATTGAAATCGACACCATTGATGGATTTGCAGAtgggacaagcgaagaagctgctcttgatcttatcaacAATGCTCAAAatgcggctgacaagattgcaagcGATGTGGTAGATCAATTCCGCAACAACAACCTTCAGCCGAGCAAcgataactctgatgatgaaaggactgattctgactga